One window from the genome of Pyrus communis chromosome 16, drPyrComm1.1, whole genome shotgun sequence encodes:
- the LOC137719589 gene encoding protein NEN4-like, translating to MDASASSSKQGTTEIVFFDIETNVPNKAGQRFWVLEFGAILVCPQNLVELETYSTLIRPGDLSVVALRSGRSDGITQETVAKAPLFEEVADKIFSILNGRVWAGHNIRRFDCVRIKEAFAEIGRPAPTPVGMMDSLGVLTGKFGRRAGNMKMATLASYFNLGQQKHRSLEDVRMNLEVLKNCATVLFLEANLPGVLNGNWPGSSTITTRSRSNGKLPFREETSRKSAPTTASNCSHRAVPYDSRGSLGKMTEGVQNLLCRAQRNQPLNNILKHSHSLLR from the exons ATGGATGCTTCAGCTTCATCATCCAAACAAGGCACAACAGAGATTGTGTTCTTTGACATAGAAACAAATGTACCCAATAAAGCTGGACAAAGGTTCTGGGTTTTAGAATTTGGTGCAATTTTGGTTTGCCCTCAGAACCTTGTTGAGCTGGAAACCTATAGCACACTCATTAGGCCGGGGGACTTGTCTGTTGTGGCATTGAGGTCTGGCCGGTCTGACGGGATCACTCAGGAAACTGTTGCAAAAGCACCCTTGTTTGAGGAAGTTGCTGATAAGATATTCAGCATTTTGAATGGAAGGGTGTGGGCAGGCCACAACATTCGAAGATTCGATTGCGTTCGGATTAAGGAGGCTTTTGCAGAGATCGGTAGGCCTGCACCTACGCCGGTTGGGATGATGGACTCTTTAGGGGTGTTAACTGGTAAATTTGGAAGAAGAGCTGGCAATATGAAG aTGGCAACATTGGCATCATACTTCAATCTTGGGCAGCAAAAGCACAG GAGCCTTGAAGACGTTAGGATGAATCTGGAGGTCCTCAAGAACTGTGCAACCGTGCTATTTTTG GAAGCAAACCTCCCCGGCGTGTTAAATGGAAACTGGCCTGGCTCTTCAACGATTACAACGCGGAGTAGAAGTAACGGGAAATTACCATTCAGAGAAGAAACTAGCCGCAAGTCTGCACCAACTACGGCTTCTAATTGTTCTCATAGAGCTGTTCCATATGACTCAAGGGGGAGCTTGGGAAAG ATGACAGAAGGGGTACAGAATCTGTTGTGTAGAGCCCAAAGAAATCAGCCTCTTAACAACATACTGAAGCATTCTCATTCGCTACTCCGGTGA
- the LOC137720171 gene encoding bifunctional aspartate aminotransferase and glutamate/aspartate-prephenate aminotransferase-like, with protein sequence MAAFSLQTSTSSIARPSFETRIPGSDLGSNPKSICFPCQSRLLPLTCRSNSKSRSRGGVVMAVAVTGNDQSQVEVDVSLSPRVNSVKPSKTVAITDQATALVQAGVPVIRLAAGEPDFDTPSIIAEAGINAIREGFTRYTPNAGTLELRQAICHKLKEENGITYTPDQIVVSNGAKQSIVQAVLAVCSPGDEVIIPAPFWVSYPEMARMADATPVILPTSISNDFLLDPKLLESKLTEKSRLLILCSPSNPTGSVYPKNLLQEIAKIVAKHPRLLVISDEIYEHIIYAPATHTSFASLPGMWERTLTVNGFSKAFAMTGWRLGYIAGPKHFVAACGKLQSQFTSGACSISQKAGVAALGLGFAGGEAVSVMVKAFRERRDFLVKSFGELSGVKISEPRGAFYLFIDFSTYYGTEAEGFGKIENSESLCRYLLDRGQVALVPGDAFGDDTCIRISYAASLPTLQAAVERIKKALVELKPAAGVTN encoded by the exons ATGGCCGCCTTTTCCCTCCAGACATCGACCTCCAGCATTGCCCGTCCCAGTTTCGAAACCCGAATCCCCGGATCCGATTTGGGTTCAAACCCAAAATCCATATGTTTCCCTTGTCAGTCTCGTTTGCTTCCTCTCACGTGTCGGAGCAACAGTAAGAGTAGATCAAGAGGAGGAGTTGTGATGGCGGTGGCAGTGACTGGCAATGACCAGTCCCAAGTGGAAGTCGACGTCTCTCTGAGCCCACGAGTCAACTCCGTCAAGCCTTCGAAGACAGTCGCCATTACTGACCAGGCCACGGCTCTCGTGCAAGCCGGAGTGCCCGTCATTCGATTAGCTGCTGGCGAACCCGATTTCGATACCCCTTCCATCATAGCTGAG GCGGGTATCAATGCGATTCGCGAAGGCTTCACCAGGTACACACCAAATGCAGGGACTTTGGAGCTGCGCCAAGCAATTTGTCATAAGCTCAAAG AGGAGAATGGGATCACTTACACACCGGATCAGATTGTAGTTAGCAATGGAGCCAAGCAGAGCATTGTTCAAGCTGTGCTTGCAGTTTGTTCCCCAGGGGATGAG GTTATAATTCCAGCTCCATTTTGGGTGAGTTACCCTGAAATGGCAAGGATGGCCGATGCAACTCCTGTGATTCTTCCAACGAGCATCTCCAATGATTTTCTCTTAGATCCTAAACTTCTCGAATCCAAACTCACTGAGAAGTCAAGACTGCTGATTCTTTGTTCTCCATCCAACCCCACAGGGTCTGTTTACCCCAAGAATTTGCTTCAAGAGATTGCTAAGATTGTAGCAAAGCATCCTAGGCTTCTG GTTATTTCTGATGAAATATATGAACACATAATTTATGCACCGGCAACTCATACAAGCTTTGCATCCTTGCCAGGCATGTGGGAGAGGACTCTGACAGTCAATGGGTTTTCTAAG GCTTTTGCAATGACTGGTTGGCGACTTGGATATATCGCCGGGCCTAAACACTTTGTTGCGGCTTGTGGAAAGCTCCAGAGTCAG TTCACCTCAGGTGCCTGTAGTATATCACAGAAAGCAGGAGTGGCTGCATTAGGTCTTGGTTTTGCTGGTGGAGAGGCAGTTTCTGTTATGGTGAAAGCATTCCGGGAGCGACGGGATTTCTTGGTCAAAAGCTTTGGCGAACTTTCAGGTGTCAAGATCTCCGAACCCAGG GGAGCTTTCTATCTCTTCATAGATTTCAGCACTTACTATGGAACAGAGGCTGAAGGATTTGGTAAAATTGAGAATTCAGAGTCACTATGCCGTTACCTACTTGACAGGGGTCAG GTTGCACTAGTACCGGGAGATGCATTTGGAGATGACACGTGCATACGAATCTCCTACGCTGCATCCCTTCCCACCCTACAGGCAGCTGTGGAGAGAATTAAGAAAGCTCTTGTTGAGTTGAAGCCTGCGGCCGGTGTTACTAACTAA